CTACTGGCGCAGGCGGCCAGCAGGACCGTCAGAGCGGCTATTGCGGCTTTCTTCATAAACCTTCCGGAACCTCCAGCCCTTCATTGCGATAGGCCGCTACCAGCGTGTTGCGGAGCAGGACAGCGATCGTCATCGGCCCGACACCGCCCGGCACCGGAGTGATGGCGCGCGCGACCGCACTGGCTTCGTCGAAAGCGACATCCCCGACCAGGCGGCCCTTCTCGGCACCCGGTTCGGGAGGCAGGCGATTGATCCCGACGTCGATCACGGTGGCCCCGTCCTTGAGCCAGTCTGCCTTGACCATTTCCGGGCGTCCGACCGCCGCGACCACGATGTCCGCGCGCCGGACCACCGCCGGCAGATCCTTAGTGCGGCTGTGCGCGATCGTGACCGTGGCGTTCGCGTCGAGCAACAGCTGTGCCATCGGCTTGCCGACAATGTTCGAGCGGCCGATCACGACCGCTTCCAGACCCGACAAATTGCCAAGCTGGTCGGTGAGGAGCATCATGCAGCCGAGCGGCGTGCATGGCACGAAACCACTCTGGCCGACCGACAGGCGCCCGGCGTTGATCACATGGAAGCCGTCGACATCCTTGTCAGGGCTGATCGAAGAGATGATCGCCTGTTCGTCGAGATTGCCCGGCAGCGGAAGCTGGACCAGGATCCCGTCGACCGCCGGATCGGCATTGAGCTGCTCAACCAGCACGAGAAGATCGGCTTCGCTCGCATCCGCCGGCAGGCGGTGCTCGAAGCTTGCCATGTTGGCGGCGACGGTCGCCTTGCCCTTGCTCCCGACATAGACCTGGCTGGCCGGGTCTTCCCCCACCAGCACGACCGCGAGACCGGCCTTGCGCCCTGCCTTGTCGGCAAACTCGCGCGCGAGCTCGCCGACACGATCCCTCAGCCTGGCGGCGAAGGCCTTACCGTCGATCCGGCTTGCCGCCATCAGACGCTCCGGATGACGCTGGACAGCAGGATCATCAGGATCTGCAATGCGATGATCAGCACCAGCGGCGAAAAGTCGATCGAGCCGGTGTTCGGCATGAGGTTGCGGATCGGCCGCAGCATGGGCTCGAGCAAGCGGTTGATCGAGTTGTAGAATGCCATGAGGAAATCGTTCGAGGTGTTCACCACGTTGAAGGCGAATAGGAGCCCGATGACGAACTGGATGATGATCAGCATCACCAGCACGTTGGTGAGCAGACCGATGATCTGGTAAATTGCGAGAAGGGCTTCCATTGCTGTCCTGATCCGTTTCCTGGGCGTCCCGTCCTCGCGTATTACCTTGGCAATACGCCGTGCGCTACCCTCTAACTGACGGGGTTCCGCACGAGCGTGCCGGCACCCCGGGCGGTGAAGAATTCGAGCAGCATAGCGTGCGGTACGCGGCCATCGAGCACGACCGCTGCATCGCAACCGCTTTCGACCGCGCTGACGCAGGTTTCGAGCTTCGGGATCATCCCGCCGCTGATCGTGCCATCATCTTTCAGCACCGCGATGTCCGCGGGCGTGAGGTCGGTCAGCAATGCGCCCTGCTTGTCGAGCACCCCGGCGACGTCGGTCAAGAGAAAGAGCCGCGCGGCGCCCAGCGCTGCCGCGATCGCACCCGCCATCGTGTCGGCATTGATGTTGTAGGTATGGCCGTCAGCGCCCGCACCGATCGGGGCGATGATCGGGATCATGCCGGCGTTGACCGCCGTATCGATGATCGCGGTGTCGACATGCGCCGGTTCGCCGACGAAGCCGAGGTCCACGGCCTGCTCGATATTGCTGTCGGGATCCTTGACCGTGCGCTGCGCTTTGGTCGCCGTGACGAGGTTGCCATCCTTGCCGGAAATGCCGATTGCCTTGCCACCCGCGCTCGCGATCCAGCCGACCAGTTCCTTGTTGATCGCGCCGGAGAGAACCATCTCGGCGACTTCGGCGGTCTCCTTGTCGGTGACGCGAAGCCCGTCGACGAAGGTGCTCTCGACCCCCAGCTTCTTGAGCATCGCGCCGATCTGCGGTCCGCCGCCATGGACGACGACCGGATTGATGCCGACCGCCTTCAGC
This region of Altererythrobacter sp. CAU 1644 genomic DNA includes:
- the argB gene encoding acetylglutamate kinase gives rise to the protein MNASSDKSMLAKAEVLIEALPYFQRYAGRTFVVKYGGHAMGDPAAAQDFAQDIVLLKAVGINPVVVHGGGPQIGAMLKKLGVESTFVDGLRVTDKETAEVAEMVLSGAINKELVGWIASAGGKAIGISGKDGNLVTATKAQRTVKDPDSNIEQAVDLGFVGEPAHVDTAIIDTAVNAGMIPIIAPIGAGADGHTYNINADTMAGAIAAALGAARLFLLTDVAGVLDKQGALLTDLTPADIAVLKDDGTISGGMIPKLETCVSAVESGCDAAVVLDGRVPHAMLLEFFTARGAGTLVRNPVS
- the folD gene encoding bifunctional methylenetetrahydrofolate dehydrogenase/methenyltetrahydrofolate cyclohydrolase FolD, with amino-acid sequence MAASRIDGKAFAARLRDRVGELAREFADKAGRKAGLAVVLVGEDPASQVYVGSKGKATVAANMASFEHRLPADASEADLLVLVEQLNADPAVDGILVQLPLPGNLDEQAIISSISPDKDVDGFHVINAGRLSVGQSGFVPCTPLGCMMLLTDQLGNLSGLEAVVIGRSNIVGKPMAQLLLDANATVTIAHSRTKDLPAVVRRADIVVAAVGRPEMVKADWLKDGATVIDVGINRLPPEPGAEKGRLVGDVAFDEASAVARAITPVPGGVGPMTIAVLLRNTLVAAYRNEGLEVPEGL
- a CDS encoding YggT family protein — protein: MEALLAIYQIIGLLTNVLVMLIIIQFVIGLLFAFNVVNTSNDFLMAFYNSINRLLEPMLRPIRNLMPNTGSIDFSPLVLIIALQILMILLSSVIRSV